Proteins encoded together in one Hevea brasiliensis isolate MT/VB/25A 57/8 chromosome 16, ASM3005281v1, whole genome shotgun sequence window:
- the LOC110664600 gene encoding protein NSP-INTERACTING KINASE 1, with the protein MALRRREVVFYFCTFLWFWTAANGLLSPKGVNFEVQALMGIKASLHDPHGVLDNWDGDAVDPCSWTMVTCSPESLVIGLGTPSQNLSGTLSPSIGNLTNLQIVLLQNNNITGPIPGELGKLSNLHTLDLSNNFFTGEIPSSLGNLRSLQYMRLNNNSLSGAFPMSLANMTLLVFLDLSYNNLSGPVARFPAKTFSIVGNPLICPTGSEPECFGTALMPMSMNLNGTQTDLPSGRPRNHKIALAFGSSVGSVSLIILVLGLLLWWRQRQDQPTLFNVKERHHEEVSLGNLRRFQFRELQSATNNFSNKNILGKGGFGNVYKGILQDGTVVAVKRLKDGNAVGGDIQFQTEVEMISLAVHRNLLRLYGFCITPTERLLVYPYMSNGSVASRLKGKPVLDWGTRKRIALGAARGLLYLHEQCDPKIIHRDVKAANILLDDYCEAVVGDFGLAKLLDHQDSHVTTAVRGTVGHIAPEYLSTGQSSEKTDVFGFGILLLELITGQRALEFGKAANQKGAMLDWVKKIHQEKKLEILVDKDLNGNYDRIELEEMVQVALLCTQFLPSHRPKMSEVVRMLEGDGLAERWEASQRLEATKSKPHEFSSSDRYSDLTDDSSLLVQAMELSGPR; encoded by the exons ATGGCTCTAAGAAGAAGAGAAGTTGTCTTTTATTTTTGCACTTTTTTATGGTTTTGGACTGCTGCAAATGGATTGCTATCTCCCAAAGGAGTAAACTTCGAAG tgcaagctttaatgggaaTAAAAGCTTCTCTCCATGATCCTCACGGTGTTCTTGATAATTGGGATGGGGATGCTGTTGATCCCTGTAGCTGGACTATGGTCACTTGTTCTCCTGAGAGTCTTGTCATTGGCCT GGGAACTCCTAGCCAGAATTTATCTGGTACTCTTTCTCCAAGTATTGGCAACTTGACTAATCTTCAAATTGT GCTCTTACAGAACAACAATATCACAGGACCAATTCCTGGAGAGTTGGGGAAGCTCTCAAATCTCCATACACTTGATCTTTCTAACAACTTCTTCACTGGTGAAATTCCTTCTTCTTTGGGCAATCTGAGGAGTCTCCAATACATG AGGCTAAATAATAACAGTCTCTCTGGAGCTTTCCCAATGTCATTGGCCAACATGACCCTGCTTGTGTTTCT CGACTTGTCTTACAATAATCTCAGCGGCCCTGTAGCCAGATTTCCTGCTAAGACATTCAG CATTGTTGGAAACCCTCTAATCTGCCCAACTGGGTCTGAACCAGAATGCTTCGGGACAGCACTAATGCCAATGTCCATGAACTTGAATGGCACACAAA CTGACTTACCTTCTGGCAGACCAAGGAATCACAAAATAGCCCTTGCTTTTGGCTCTAGTGTTGGTTCTGTCTCACTCATCATTCTTGTTCTTGGATTACTTCTATGGTGGCGGCAAAGGCAGGATCAACCAACACTTTTCAATGTCAAGG AACGACACCACGAGGAAGTTTCTCTTGGAAACTTAAGGAGATTTCAATTTAGAGAACTTCAGTCAGCAACAAACAACTTCAGCAACAAGAATATACTTGGAAAAGGAGGCTTTGGCAATGTTTACAAAGGGATTCTCCAAGATGGGACTGTTGTTGCTGTCAAGAGGCTTAAAGATGGCAATGCTGTTGGAGGAGATATTCAATTCCAAACTGAAGTGGAGATGATCAGCCTAGCAGTGCATCGTAACCTCCTCAGGCTATATGGATTTTGTATCACGCCAACAGAAAGGCTTCTAGTCTACCCATACATGTCTAATGGCAGTGTCGCTTCCCGTCTTAAGG GGAAACCAGTCTTGGATTGGGGCACCAGGAAGAGAATTGCATTAGGAGCTGCAAGGGGACTGTTATACCTCCATGAGCAGTGTGATCCAAAGATAATTCATAGGGATGTTAAGGCAGCAAATATATTGCTTGATGACTATTGTGAGGCTGTAGTAGGAGATTTTGGGTTAGCAAAGCTTTTGGATCATCAAGATTCACACGTCACCACAGCTGTAAGGGGCACGGTTGGGCACATAGCACCAGAATATCTTTCTACAGGCCAGTCCTCTGAGAAAACAGATGTTTTTGGATTTGGCATCCTGCTTCTTGAATTAATCACAGGCCAAAGAGCACTAGAATTTGGCAAGGCAGCTAACCAAAAAGGAGCCATGCTGGACTGG GTAAAGAAAATTCATCAGGAGAAGAAGCTTGAAATTCTTGTAGATAAGGATCTAAACGGTAACTATGATAGAATTGAGCTTGAGGAGATGGTACAAGTGGCTCTTTTGTGCACCCAATTCCTCCCAAGCCATAGACCAAAAATGTCTGAAGTAGTTAGAATGCTTGAAGGTGATGGTCTTGCAGAAAGATGGGAAGCTTCTCAAAGACTAGAAGCAACCAAGTCCAAACCCCACGAGTTCTCTTCATCAGATCGTTATTCTGATCTCACTGATGACTCTTCATTACTAGTCCAAGCAATGGAGCTTTCTGGCCCAAGGTGA